In Oncorhynchus nerka isolate Pitt River linkage group LG26, Oner_Uvic_2.0, whole genome shotgun sequence, one DNA window encodes the following:
- the LOC115110096 gene encoding epoxide hydrolase 3 isoform X2 encodes MLFLHGFPENWYSWRYQLCGFSGQYHTVAMDLRGCGDSDAPSQLEDYSLEKLCHDIRDAIDELGHTSCVLVGHDWGGMLAWHFTLERPDMVQRLVIMNAPHPASWLDAVLRRPSELLRCGHACFFQLPALPEFTLSLEDFKLVRSLLCGGRGGIRNRARRLTEAQLEGYLYRLSQPGGLTAPLNYYRSLLSNALYKHQEVEVPCLLIWGEADSILVEGMSGGTRPYARGSVTLHTIPGCSHWVQQDQPETVNQLLWEFLLDREKDVERCSSRRGAGWAIKWTGE; translated from the exons TGGACCTGCGTGGCTGTGGCGACTCTGACGCACCCTCCCAGCTGGAGGACTACTCTCTGGAGAAACTCTGTCACGATATCAGGGACGCCATTGATGAACTAG GCCACACCAGTTGTGTGTTGGTGGGCCATGACTGGGGTGGTATGCTGGCCTGGCACTTCACACTGGAGAGGCCTGATATGGTGCAGCGACTGGTCATCATGAACGCACCGCACCCTGCCTCTTGG CTAGATGCAGTGTTGAGGAGGCCCTCTGAGCTTCTGCGCTGTGGTCATGCCTGCTTCTTCCAGCTCCCTGCACTCCCAGAGTTCACTCTATCACTGGAGGACTTCAAG TTGGTGCGTAGTCTGCTGTGTGGGGGTCGTGGTGGCATCAGGAACCGTGCCCGCAGGCTGACTGAAGCTCAGCTCGAGGGTTATCTCTACCGCCTGTCCCAACCTGGCGGGCTGACCGCACCCCTCAATTACTATCGCTCACTACTCAG TAACGCCCTTTACAAGCACCAGGAAGTGGAGGTGCCGTGCCTGCTGATCTGGGGCGAGGCTGACAGCATCCTGGTAGAGGGGATGTCTGGAGGCACCAGGCCCTACGCCCGGGGGTCCGTCACCTTACACACCATCCCTGGGTGCAGCCACTGGGTACAGCAGGACCAGCCGGAGACGGTCAACCAGCTGCTGTGGGAGTTCCTTCTGGATAGGGAGAAGGACGTGGAGCGCTGCTCCTCACGGAGAGGTGCAGGCTGGGCCATCAAGTGGACCGGAGAGTAA
- the lpar2a gene encoding lysophosphatidic acid receptor 2a isoform X1, with translation MESSGRGNACDYSHNVTFFYDYVGKEISRHWRVRDCVVVVLGLTICLIMILSNIMVMAAILINRRFHFPIYFLLANMAAADLFAGLAYTNLVLNTGPWTIRLSKQQWFIRNALVDMSLTASVANLLAVAVERHQTIITMQLHSKMTKRRVVLLIVCIWAVSIIMGLVPSMGWNCECQLSDCSVIAPLYSRRYMIFWASLNLLTFSVMVAVYARIYVYVRRKGKRMSQHSSHHLRHNETVFNLMKTISIVLGVFVICWTPGLMTLLLDGIMGKDSHALTYEKYCLILAECNSLVNPIIYSFRDEEMRRTFKCILCCLCRRSSEHQGEQSPVEFNTLQPEVDNCCEVKSEKANIYCPPADKDRVVTSLFTLTAGFNHIDTMDIKIYSHS, from the exons ATGGAGAGCAGTGGCAGGGGAAACGCGTGCGACTACAGCCACAACGTCACCTTCTTCTACGATTACGTAGGGAAGGAGATCAGCAGACACTGGCGTGTCAGGGACTGTGTGGTAGTGGTCCTGGGCCTGACCATCTGCCTCATTATGATCCTGTCCAACATAATGGTGATGGCGGCCATCTTGATCAACCGACGCTTCCACTTCCCCATCTACTTCCTGCTAGCCAACATGGCCGCTGCGGACCTGTTCGCCGGCTTGGCCTACACCAACCTCGTGCTCAACACAGGACCCTGGACCATCAG gcTGTCCAAGCAGCAATGGTTCATTAGGAATGCTCTGGTGGACATGAGCCTGACGGCGTCTGTGGCCAACCTGCTGGCTGTGGCGGTGGAGCGTCACCAGACCATAATTACCATGCAG CTGCACAGCAAGATGACCAAACGGCGGGTGGTGCTGCTGATCGTGTGTATCTGGGCAGTGTCTATCATCATGGGGCTGGTCCCTTCCATGGGGTGGAACTGTGAGTGCCAGCTTAGCGACTGCTCCGTCATCGCCCCGCTCTACAGCCGCAG GTATATGATCTTCTGGGCGTCTCTCAACCTGCTCACCTTTTCTGTCATGGTGGCTGTGTACGCACGCATCTATGTCTACGTGAGACGTAAGGGTAAACGGATGTCTCAGCACAGCTCCCACCATCTGAGGCACAACGAGACTGTCTTTAACCTCATGAAGACTATCTCTATTGTACTGG GTGTGTTTGTCATCTGTTGGACACCGGGCTTGATGACTCTGTTGCTAGATGGGATCATGGGTAAAGACAGCCATGCCTTGACCTATGAGAAGTACTGTCTGATCCTGGCTGAGTGTAACTCCCTGGTTAACCCTATTATCTACTCCTTCCGGGACGAGGAGATGAGAAGGACCTTTAAGTGTATCCTGTGCTGCCTGTGTAGGAGGAGCTCTGAACACCAGGGGGAGCAGTCCCCTGTGGAGTTCAACACACTGCAACCAGAG GTAGATAATTGTTGTGAAGTAAAATCAGAGAAAGCCAACATTTACTGCCCTCCAGCTGATAAAGACAGAGTGGTGACAAGCCTCTTCACCCTGACAGCTGGATTCAATCATATTGACACCATGGACATTAAGATCTACAGCCACTCGTGA
- the lpar2a gene encoding lysophosphatidic acid receptor 2a isoform X2 — protein sequence MESSGRGNACDYSHNVTFFYDYVGKEISRHWRVRDCVVVVLGLTICLIMILSNIMVMAAILINRRFHFPIYFLLANMAAADLFAGLAYTNLVLNTGPWTIRLSKQQWFIRNALVDMSLTASVANLLAVAVERHQTIITMQLHSKMTKRRVVLLIVCIWAVSIIMGLVPSMGWNCECQLSDCSVIAPLYSRRYMIFWASLNLLTFSVMVAVYARIYVYVRRKGKRMSQHSSHHLRHNETVFNLMKTISIVLGVFVICWTPGLMTLLLDGIMGKDSHALTYEKYCLILAECNSLVNPIIYSFRDEEMRRTFKCILCCLCRRSSEHQGEQSPVEFNTLQPEGPSAHIDN from the exons ATGGAGAGCAGTGGCAGGGGAAACGCGTGCGACTACAGCCACAACGTCACCTTCTTCTACGATTACGTAGGGAAGGAGATCAGCAGACACTGGCGTGTCAGGGACTGTGTGGTAGTGGTCCTGGGCCTGACCATCTGCCTCATTATGATCCTGTCCAACATAATGGTGATGGCGGCCATCTTGATCAACCGACGCTTCCACTTCCCCATCTACTTCCTGCTAGCCAACATGGCCGCTGCGGACCTGTTCGCCGGCTTGGCCTACACCAACCTCGTGCTCAACACAGGACCCTGGACCATCAG gcTGTCCAAGCAGCAATGGTTCATTAGGAATGCTCTGGTGGACATGAGCCTGACGGCGTCTGTGGCCAACCTGCTGGCTGTGGCGGTGGAGCGTCACCAGACCATAATTACCATGCAG CTGCACAGCAAGATGACCAAACGGCGGGTGGTGCTGCTGATCGTGTGTATCTGGGCAGTGTCTATCATCATGGGGCTGGTCCCTTCCATGGGGTGGAACTGTGAGTGCCAGCTTAGCGACTGCTCCGTCATCGCCCCGCTCTACAGCCGCAG GTATATGATCTTCTGGGCGTCTCTCAACCTGCTCACCTTTTCTGTCATGGTGGCTGTGTACGCACGCATCTATGTCTACGTGAGACGTAAGGGTAAACGGATGTCTCAGCACAGCTCCCACCATCTGAGGCACAACGAGACTGTCTTTAACCTCATGAAGACTATCTCTATTGTACTGG GTGTGTTTGTCATCTGTTGGACACCGGGCTTGATGACTCTGTTGCTAGATGGGATCATGGGTAAAGACAGCCATGCCTTGACCTATGAGAAGTACTGTCTGATCCTGGCTGAGTGTAACTCCCTGGTTAACCCTATTATCTACTCCTTCCGGGACGAGGAGATGAGAAGGACCTTTAAGTGTATCCTGTGCTGCCTGTGTAGGAGGAGCTCTGAACACCAGGGGGAGCAGTCCCCTGTGGAGTTCAACACACTGCAACCAGAG ggaccctctgcacacatagacaactga
- the LOC115110088 gene encoding pre-B-cell leukemia transcription factor 3-like isoform X6: MSQEGHKDHQGQQPPSHCLFTPLSSGRRVLSIRGIQDEDPPDPQIMRLDNMLLAEGVSGPEKGGGSAAAAAAAAAAGGSPGADGGIEHSDYRAKLAQIRQIYHSELEKYEQACSEFTNHVMNLLREQSRTRPISPKEIERMVAIIHRKFSSIQMQLKQSTCEAVMILRSRFLDARRKRRNFNKQATEVLNEYFYSHLSNPYPSEEAKEELAKKCAITVSQVSNWFGNKRIRYKKNIGKFQEEANLYAVKTAVDAASVSAQASQANSPATPNSGSSGSYSLSHAGDAAAAYLGLHPLNLNGAGEAVLNISPSLQPQVDTLHHVTRLTAGYEELTTSALYAPHRLDTSNSWQDNTQPSCVTSPPAPPGSVHSDTSN; the protein is encoded by the exons tgctGAGTATCCGAGGCATTCAGGATGAGGACCCCCCAGACCCCCAGATCATGCGTCTGGACAACATGCTGCTGGCCGAGGGCGTGTCTGGCCCAGAGAAGGGCGGGGGCTCTGCTGCGGCGGCGgcggctgcagcagcagcaggagggtCGCCCGGCGCCGACGGAGGCATCGAACACTCAGACTACAGAGCCAAGCTGGCCCAGATCAGACAGATCTACCACTCTGAGCTGGAGAAATATGaacag GCATGCAGTGAGTTCACCAACCACGTGATGAACCTGCTGAGGGAGCAGAGTCGCACGCGGCCCATCTCTCCCAAGGAGATCGAGCGCATGGTGGCCATCATCCACCGCAAGTTCAGCTCCATCCAGATGCAGCTCAAACAGAGCACCTGCGAGGCCGTCATGATCCTACGCTCCAGATTCCTCGACGCCAG GCGTAAGAGGCGTAACTTCAACAAGCAGGCTACAGAGGTTCTGAACGAGTACTTCTACTCCCACCTGTCCAATCCCTACCCCAGTGAGGAGGCTAAAGAAGAGCTGGCCAAGAAGTGTGCCATCACCGTCTCCCAG GTTTCTAATTGGTTCGGCAACAAGAGAATACGGTACAAGAAGAACATTGGTAAGTTCCAGGAGGAAGCGAACCTCTACGCAGTTAAAACAGCGGTGGATGCTGCCAGCGTGTCGGCGCAGGCTAGCCAGGCTAACTCTCCGGCGACGCCCAACTCAG GGTCGTCAGGGTCATACAGCTTGTCTCATGCTGGCGACGCTGCTGCTGCCTACCTCGGCCTGCACCCCTTGAACCTCAACGGGGCTGGGGAGGCCGTCCtcaacatctctccctctctgcagccccag GTGGATACCCTGCACCATGTTACACGCCTGACGGCAGGCTATGAGGAGCTAACCACTAGCGCCCTCTACGCCCCACACCGCCTCGAC ACTAGCAACAGCTGGCAGGACAACACCCAACCCTCCTGTGTCACTTCTCCACCAGCCCCCCCTGGCAGTGTCCACTCTGACACCTCCAACTGA